Sequence from the Fundulus heteroclitus isolate FHET01 chromosome 7, MU-UCD_Fhet_4.1, whole genome shotgun sequence genome:
GCGCAGTAAAATATTGtccattcatccgtccatccattttctaacacgtctatccttCATGGGGTCactaggggtgctggtgtctatctccagctgtcaatgggcgagaggcggggtacaacctggacaggtcgccagtctatcgcagtaaaatattgtctttttgttttgattcataaacgtttttgtttattttatttggataaCCTTTCCAAGAGGAACACAAAATGACTATTTCGTTGCATGGAAATGACTGTTTCAGAACTGCCCGTAATCTGTTACGTCTAAGGAAGACGTTTCCGATGTGGGCCAAGTGGGTAGTTGGCCCGGGCTGCATAAGAAAGGGGGCGTGTGAGGACCAGAGAAAACAAACCTTATCCGTCATTTGTGCCTTAAACGTGTCTTCTTCTGCATTTATGAATGCGCAGTCAATGGGGAGATGGCATCCCCTTGTGTTGTAGAAATCTAAGTTCATTGCTGTAGTGCGAAAATTGTATAAAGGTTCAAGGGGTAGAAATATATTTCCTTTTAAGtactgttaaaaatatatttgcatAATTCATTTTTGACAGCCTCAAATAGcttgtaaaataatttagaaaGATTGCTCTCAAAGAATGTCTTTGGTTTTCATCGGTTAGAATTGCTATAGAGTGCTTTCCCTAAGTTCATTATTTTGTCTTCAATCCAGCTAATCTTTTCCTTTTGTCATTCTCCTGACCCTCATTGGCATGATTTCCAGCAAAACACATTACACCTCGACTGGAGGGAGTAATCAGAAGAATTTGTGTTCGCTCAGAGTCAAATATTTCTCCTTGAAGCTGGTGGTAATGAATGGTCACTAGCTTTAATGGCTGCCTTAGTAAAATTTCAAATGGCtagtaatgtttttattgaaaatttccaacaaaaaaatgttactCCGCTACTTCCTTATAAAACCACTGAACACATGAAAGAGCTGTCTCTGCAGAAGGCAACAAAGGCAAAGCACCCTTATTTATAGGGGGCGTGGGGTCTAGGTAGAACATGGTGCATTACCCGACGATGCTCCCCATGCCACACACGGTGGCAGCCCACTGCGCCCTACAGGAATGAGTttaatgcagaggacaaatttcattgtaaagtTTGTTGCAAATGACAAATAGAATATTATCTATTATCCCAGCCTCCAAACAGCACCAAGTGTTAAGTATAGCCGTGTTTTAGGCTTCATAACAACCACAGCCTAGCCACTTTATGCTAAGCAAGCTAACTTTGAGCTGAGACGTCTGCGGCCTTCAAAGTGATCTTGTCAGGTTTCTGGGGTTTGCAGCATTGTGGCAAATACCCTGTTTATACTTCCCTTTTTTAaccatgccgagaccagtccaagcttGGTAACTGAGATAGGGTCTGCTTACATTGAGCAGAGCTACCAAATTAGCAAACACTTTTACCCACAATGCATCCCAGGAGTAATGCAAGACTTTGCGCCATACAGGGGGAGCTTTTAAGAACAACACAGCATTTGTGTAGAACAAAGCAGTACAAAATTATTCTACACAACCCTAATagatttgttttctaaaaagGACATCTAAAACAACAATTGTGATGTGGTGAAGTGCAGCTACAAAACATCAGTCAATGAGGGGAAATGATGGTAAAGCCAATTTTCCTTCTTAAACAACATTGTTGTATTCTGATAAAATATACCATTTGGGAAAGCATTATAGCCCCATCTGATATGTTGCTAGCAGTTACAAAAGGCTGTCGCAAAACAGAATCCATCTCTGAGGGACTGATCTTACCAATAATTATAATTCTCTACACCACACAGTGCTAGTTTACATCAATAtatgctgcagcttttaaaaGACGCGCAGACCTGAAGTAGTTAGACCAACAAGCTGTTCGTGAAGGACTGGTTGTGTGTGCAACCTCTGGTACGACTGAAGTTGCGGTAAAGTGAATTGCTTTGGTGGCTAATTGTATAGAGAGACGTATTTTTGAAGCAACTGGTTTGCAGTTTAGCTGAATTTCTTCCTTTTGTCGGCTTAAAATAACGTCCCTCTGAGTCGTTCCTGCAAGGTAGCAGTGCTGCATGCACCTTCAGCCATAAAAGAATGAATCAGAACATGTGGCTCCATCTGAAGTTTGCCGAATATACACCCGAAAAGCAACAGGATTGTTCTCGTGACCGCGGTTCGGTTTCAATCACTGGAACTTAAGAGTGACTGCAGCCACAGTGAAAGCCCAGCATGCTTGCTCCTTTTGCTCTGTCCACAAAAGGTCCTCGGAGGAAAAGCTCACATAGAGCTTGGAATACGACTGACCGACCACCAGGGAAGAAATGTTCCCCTCCGGAAAGGATTGTCAGCTATGAATTTAAGTTTGAGAAATAATAGTTGGTCTTTATATATAATTGGTAAAAACTTATTAGTGAATGACATTCTGGTCTCTCCATCCATGATGGTATAATCAagctacaacaacaacaacaaaaactgccCCTAAACAAAGTCTTACATAATTTTGTACTGCATGGCCTAACATTGATCTGGTCACAAAATGCATGAGCAGCCATCCGCCTATATTTCTCCCGATGACGACTCAATACGATAACACGCCGCAAAACACGCTCCCCACCTCCCAGACAGCAGAAAGGAGAGCTGGTCGATGTACGTCTTGCCCTCCACGGCGTACGTCTCTCCGGCCTTCAGCTCCACCGCCTTGTTTTCAAAACCCTTCGCCACGTCTTTGAACACCTGGACGGGCACGCCCAGCGGCAGGTAGACGGCCTGGTAGAGGGAGGTCAGCTCCTCGCCGCGGATGCCCTCCTGGTGAAGCCGGTAGAGGAGGTGGCCGATCTGCAGCAGGGAGGCCGCCAGCAGCAGGACGTTCCAGGAGAAGACGTCCGCGCCGCACATGGTCAGCCAGCCCCACAGGGCGAGGCAGAGGAAGGCCGGGGACAGGAAGCCGAAGATGAAGAGGGCCCCGAAGGCCCCGCTGCCTCCCATGTAGCCCAGGAACAGGATGGTGTTGCCCAGATGGTAGAGGGCCCCCTCCGTGTTGTTGCTCCAGCCGTCGCACACAGGTGGAGCAAACAAGTGGTCCCACAGGGTGGAGTTGTCTGCGCTCATGCTTTCGGGTTTTTTGAAAACGCCACGAGGCTTTTGATgcacagggaaaaaaattaaaaataaaggagCCGATTCTTGTCTGTCACAAGTTACAAGCTGCGGCGTTTGCCTTACCGctggttaaaaataaacagctgatactgagtaaaaaaatgtttgttcccTTGCCGTGCGGTGGAAAATTCTTCAATGGGAAGAAGTTCTCACGGCTCGGTTTGCCCCAGAAACACAGCTGGAACGGGTCGgcccttcttcttctcctcctcctcctcctctcatcaTCATCGGCCCCTTCCTCTATCTATCGGCTGGCTTCTCGCCTCGTCTTTGCTCTCCTGCCCGATCCCCTCAGCCGCCGGCCTGCACTGAAGGGCCAACAGCTGGGGGAGAGGGGATAAGGGAGGGGGACACCGATAGAGCCCTAAAAGGATAACCATGTTTGGAATTGAAACCCAAGGAGGAAAGAGCGACGGACAGAAAGCAGGCCTGCTACTTAACATAACAGAGAGAGACGGGGACAGGAAATGTGGGGTGAGAGATGGGCTACATGACAAGAAACACACacgagagggggggaaaaaaagtgtcagACACCTAAAGTTCAGAGGTACAATCAAACTTCTTGAGTCCAGTCCACTCCTCGACCCACGACGGTGTCTTGGCGGGTGCGTTTGGAGGCCCAGAAATAAACAGAAGAGCAGCGGCGGTCAGGTTTCAGGCGTAAACACCCACCTACACCACCACCCGCCTCACATATGGAACGGTCAGTCTGGAAATGTCCATCACTATCCCATTCAATGTCACGACACATAACGCATTCTCCTCACAAGATAAGTGTGGATTAAAGTCATTTAGAGGGAGGGggtgaaaataattatttgagaCGGTATTACACTGAGCAACTCGTCCTCTGCAGCGGGTTGGTAAGAGTAACCGAGGGAGGCCGAGTTTACAGACTCATGAAATAATTGAAGCCAAAAAAAGCAACACCGGAAAGAAAATGGCGTTTTCCAGTCATCGAGACGTTCTGGGTCTGTGGAAACCTTCCTTCATTGTGAACAGTATGAACGTTTTATGATGAATAAGTTCGGTTAGAAGAACGTCAACTAAACGCTTTAACACCAAGACTAGATGTAACATAGCTGATTCTGACATCTCACGGGTGTGTGTAAGCGGGTTGTGAGAAACAATGTGTGGAATAGTTTGCTATGTAGAAAACCTTAAAATTATGAAACACTTTGTCAATCATTGCATAGGGATGCTCCTATATGATGTTATCATAGCCGATGTCGGTGTCCGATATTAACATTGCTTTTATGTCCAAGAACCAATATttacagatgtgtgtgtgtttatttacgCTTCTGTGATGGTCAACTTTTGTTCCAACTCAAAACTAAGCTCACTGAATTTATGAATGTGGGTTATGTAGGTTGTCTAAATATCCACAAACAAGCCATTTTAAACCTAAACCAGCCATAGTTTTAAGTTTGTCACAGTGTCGAGGTGTTTATACaataattctaaataaaaatataaaatatctaCTTTTCTTTGAAGTATTGAACTATTATATTCAAAGATTCTTCATTGTCACGGCATGCCACCGTGTTGAGATTTCCTTTTGGCCACTCGGGCTCAGAGTACACATAATAAAGacaaccacactgcaaaaagggaactaaaagtaggtaaaatccttttgaaattagtgtatttttctctGACTCGAGCTGGTAAATCATtctatctgccaatgaaataagatttttgtacttaaaataaaaacaattcaccTCTATCATCttgttttaagtgcaggatatgtaattatcttattttaggtgtgggaattctcattctattggcaaatagtcttatttaactgctcaaatcaaggaaaaatatacagattttaagaatattttacttacttttagttccctttttgcagtgcaaacagGCAGTGGACAAGGGTTGCAGTGTTTTGTTCTCATTATAGagttcaaaacattaaaaaaatttaaaaaagatgaacatttaaaagtttgtatgaactagttgtccttcatgagtcacagatatGGGATAATGAGGTAGTGAGGCGGTTTTGTGCAATGATGAGGCTTCCTTTACAGAAATGCtgctaaaataacatttgagttatgttagtcattgttttatttagacAAACTGAACAGATAGTCAATAACACAGTAGATCTAAAAATAACTTGGGGGCTTATTGCCCAGAATTTTAATCTTTTCTGCCAGTCTGGTCTCTATGGAGTAACACATGTAGAACCAGTGGGGTTATTGAGTGGGGCCATGTGCTCAGGTAGCCGGCCTGCACTCAGCTGCTTGCAGGAGGCCCGGTGTATTTTTAAACCTTAAGAGTAACGGGTGGCGCTCTTTTGATTTACAAGCCACGACGGTGGGTTCTTCGCAATCAGACGTACTCCCAAATAGCTCAAATTGTCCTTCCTGTGAGGAAAACAAGTGTAGTAAATTTCTTCCAGACCgctgaccagcagtgcacaGCCACAGGAAGGGGAAGCATAGTGCAGTTTCACTCCATTTTCCGTGCAGCTTGAGAAAACACCTGTCACTTCCTCTGGCACATGATTAAAAAGACTTTAAACCATAAGAATGGAAAGATGGacatttttttgtggttttgaaaccatacatttttaaagatttggCACCAGAACTGGATTGTTTATACCCTGACCAAactatgaacaaataaataaataaataaccttaaTTCTATATGTGGCATGTGCAACATTGTACTCCAGTTTCACTGACAAATGCACCTTTCACTTTGCAgatgactttaaaaaaaggtaTAGACTATACAAATGATGGTGTCAGATTTACTATAATCACCTACGTTTTTGAACTAATCAAGTTACATGACTTTATTGCAGTTTGCACCAAACCCATTTGCCACATACCTAACAGCTGAAGCCTGAAACCAAATCTGAACTGCCCCATAAAGAGTGCTATTGCGGCCAAAGCAGCTGTTGCGTTACAACTGAGTCATTCCTTTATCCCCTTCCCAGGAGCTCCCAgggtaaatatgttttaaaatgtactttctgTTCTAAGCTcgttttattttgtataaaaatGACGCCGGCAGTGTAGGCTCACAATTTGCCCCTTTGGGCGGTTGGTTAGCGCCTTGAAGCGATGTTTAAACTCCTCCATCTCAAACAGGAGCTCTTTGATCAATTCCAATATTGTAATGATTTTTCAAAAACCGAAAGATTTGACtagtgtgaaagaaaaagaaagtgtaCAGAAGAAAAACTTGTGTATCACTACTACCAGTTTTCTAGCGTGAGGATGCATGTCCACAATCAGGCCCACTTCAGTGACACGCTGTAAAGAATGCAGATATGCCAAGTATTGACTTTGCGGGGTCAGGAGTTATTTTTAAGCTAAGTGCATACCAGCAGCAGCAACTGTGGGCCGGCCACGCTGTTCAacaggcgggggggggggacaccatCAACCCTTTCAGATGAATACATGACTGATAAAGGGAATAAAGGGAATCTTATTGCATAGGACTTTTATTCATTATCAGACAGCCAGTAAGATATCCATACAACAGATTTTacagagattttaaaaaaatccactcATAATCCGTGAGTCCAAGTGCTCCAATATCACATTTCCCGTCCAGTGGAGGCATAAataagagtgaaaaaaaaagagctgaataTTCAGGGTCATCTTCCGCTCACACCATCCCACtgtagaaaagacaaaaaaaaaaaaaagctttttatttctcaatCATACTGCAAAACAAACTGACCGGTGCATTGTTGTGAATTCATTTAATAAAGAGCAGATTAACTTGGAGAGTAAAGAGGTTGAAAGACTTTCCTACATATTTAGCTAACGACTCAGCATCCCACAGGATTAAACGTAATTGCCAATAATATTGGATCCTGAGAAAATTTTTTAAGACGACAACCACGTCACTGAAACTGCTGAGCCAAAGAGCTTCAGGCTTGTTTCATACAGGACCACGCAGGATACCTCCTCAGACTGCATTTGCCCTGTTTTTAGACACTTTGAACTGATTCTGCTGTCTTTGCACAACATTAGTGATAACTAACGACTGAAAGTATCTGAGCTACATCGGAGCTGGGCGTTTTTCTGGGTCACAGAAAGGCCAGGTAGCGTTTTACACACCACACTGACTCCATTCAGCAGGGATTTAGTCTGTCAGAACACATCTGGCAGCAGCAACTTACCACAGACAGCTTCAGGCTAGGCCTTACACTTCATTAAAATAACGTCAACAATGGGAGAGCACGTTAAAGGGAAAGTTTGCGTTTTCTGAAGTGATTTTCTATGGACTAATTATATGTAGTGTTCCTTTACTGGTAGAGGAAAGCTGTCACGTCACtgtaaaggctcccacatactcatGCATACTGTCTGCGCACCTTTCACCTTTTACCCTTCATAATCGAGCGTGCCAACTGCCTACAGGTCTTGTgccaaattcctacatttcccacacttTTTGCCAGTGAGACGAAGCAGGGGAATGGATAGTAGCAAGTTTGATAAGCTGGCTGAGAATCTAGCAGTTTCTTCTCCACTTGTCAGTGGAGTGGCTGTGATGACGCGTGTCCTTGTGACCGCTTGCTGGGAGCAGCTCAGGGTATCAGCTCGCTgccacatataaaacagttcaatgtCAAGAACTCTTCCCGCCAAGCCGTTTGGAGTGTGACTCCGCATACACGCACATAAAAATCGAGCTTTGAGCGTACTTGCCCACGGACGTTCGTGGCCTCAAGGCAGCCTCGAGTCCGCGgcagtatgtgggagccttaagTCTGCAGAAAACTGAAGAAGTCCTCTGAACGGCTGACGGCTAATAGCGAGTCAGATAGGTCCCCCATTTTAGCTCTCCTTAGCTCagattataacaaaaaaaacaacatcagctaccataactatgcggacgacacacagctctacattaccatgtcaccaggtgaccatAAACCTATTAGAGCATTGGTTAGATGCATAGAACAAATCAATACATGGATGCGCCATAATTtccttcaactgaataaaaacaaattgatgAATTTAGACCATAACCTTCAGAGGGACATAAAGAGAGTTAGAGTTCGGCTTTCTATCacatgaagaacatttccatgattaaaggactgatgtctcagcatgatctgcatgatttatttttagtagaattgattactgcaacggtgttttcacaggtctgcctaaaaaatggatcagacagctgcagctgatccagaacgctgctgcccgcgtcctcactaagactaagaaagtagagaacatcaccccagttctaaagtccttacactggctccctgtatctcagagaatagattttaaaataatcctgttagtctataaatccctaaatggtttagcacctaaatacatcacagacttgttatcagtgtattaaccctccagaccactcaggtcttctggctccagcctgctctgcatacctagaaccagaactaaacaaggagaagcagcatttagttcctatgctccacttatctggaacaaactcccagaaaactgtaaaagtgctgaaaccctgagttcctttaaatcaagattaaaaccccatttgtttaggactgcctttgactgttttactgaaacatcattggtTTTAAGTCTTGCTCAACTTTTCCGTCTCGCTCCTGAAGTGTTGATAACTCACGCTGAAGGAAATGAAACCGGTTGGGGCAGTGGGAGGAGTCTACAGCTTAGTGACCTGCAGGCAGTGCCACTGGATTTACAACACATAACAGCATGAGAGTCAACTAAGGAACAAATATTGATCATTGTGTTTTTATGATCGTTGAAAACCCAAATCGTAATCAACCCATACTTCTGGGGGACTTTCTTTGAATTTCTCCATCGTTTAAACCTCACATTTGTAACTTCACAGTACAACGGACTCCTTAATTACACTGTATCACTCAACCAATCATGCAATATCAAGGGatcaaaaatgttattaataaacaaaggactaaaaaaaagtcacattgtTCAGCAGAGAaccactgatccaggaataaaaatacttaccacacacacacacaagcacaaaaTACGGAGTTAAACCTTGAATCCAAGTGACCTCATGCATTCTTTATGCGCCTCGATCAGGTCGCTGCAGTTCTCCTCTCCCTTTTCAATGATGCTACAGGAGACAAACGTGACGTGAGAAATGTTTTCCATGAACAACAAGGGGGACATCTCAGTCTTGCTGGAATTGTCCTTACCAAGCATCTCTGACTTTTTTTGTCTCCGGACAGGCACAGCAAGGTTTCAGAGGCTTCTTCTGCTCCGTGCCGTCAGTCACAGAAGGGGTCTCGACGCTGGCAGCTGACAGGGATGACATCTCGGAGCTAAAACACAGATACAAGGACACTGCTTCATTACCCAGGGTTTTAACATTTCCAAACATTTAAAGACCCGACCTTAGGAAATGAActtgaaaaatacattcaaggCATTTGAGGACCAAACATTTACCTAGTGGGGGTTTATTCTATCTACCAATCTTGAAACAGCAATGCTGTagttgggataaaaaaaaaaaagaaaagttaaaatgaaagacaaaaatatgGGTAGTATTTGGCATCTAAACCAGGGCCAATTTACGAATCATAAATCTAATATAACATCCTGATCTTAGAGGGTCTAGAGCCCAAAAAGGTCAATTTAGATTTTAGAAGAATGGTTAACTTATCTCtgatcaaaataataataataataataataacaacaacaataataatattatgtgGCTATGTTATAAAGATTGCAATCCCACACTCAGTCAACATTGCACATGGTCAAAGGTATCAGTAATATTTGGAGAAACACTGATGTTAGAATAACTGCTGTGAACCATTTTCAGTCACTAGAGAGGAAAATCTGTTAATTAAACCCACAGACAGGCCACAAATGACTTTGTTTTGCGTCTAACCCGTTATTGAATACTATttcaaaaacacagtttaaagcACCTCCTAGATAGATCCTGTACAGCAAAATTGTTAGTATAGGGctattaacaaaaaaatgatgACCGCATTGTGCTCACTTACCGTCTACATTAGCCAATTAAATCAACAATTTTAAGTACATCCGTTTAGTGAATTTTAGCCTGAGCAAGAGCTGaattttcataaaacatttggaataaaaaaaaaaaaaacaattaactggaaatcaaataaaaaagggaattaaCTTGGGTATAAATTTTATAATGTATGTATATTCTTTGCATAAgaaacagaatgaaaaaaaataatacacatTTGTTTCAAGGGAGTTTTCcgtttcagtttttaaaagcttaaaaaatatTGTCCAGCGATCAACGCGATCTCTTGGTGGGATAAAATGACTATAAGAAGCCTGTTAACCGAGCACTAAACAGGAACATTAAAAGATCGTTTGCtaaagataagaaattccttcaTTGGCCCACAACCGAGAAATTCGGGTGTGGCATAGCAAAGACACAGTTACACCCAATTTAgtgatgaataaaaacaagctaatctaaagttagtgcTAAAGAATGAGCTATATCAGAAAGGcctaaataaaaggaaaaataaataccgGAGTATCGCACTGATAATATGACATACTCGGGAcgggtaaaaacaaaacaattaaatattccAAGTTGACAatatcttaaaaataaataaataaataaataaataaaaaaactttaaaaattaagCCTTTTGTGGTTTTGGATCGCTTGCAAAGGATATTTGAAGACATAAATGAACTCAGACGTTTAAGTGTGGTAGCTGCAAACAATTTAAGCTGTGTATGATTTAAGAATTCATTTAATGCTATTTCAGCTATTTTCCTGCTAACGTACTTACCAAAATGAACCTTGAAATATCATCCGTTTACCAAATTGCCAAAGCTTATTTCAAACACAGTACAGTACTTTTCAATCGTTACCTCCCCTTGTTCCCCTCACGCACAGTGACAGATGTGCTGAGCCAAAAAAGCAGCATAATGTactaaagttattattattatttatttattttatgtaacgAATCAAACATTTAGAGCATTAAAACAGTGCTTAGCCAGGTTTGACAAATTTAGTAAACGTGCCTTTCTTTGCTGCTTCCACGCACCGCCGATGGGTAACTTTTCAGGTGGGTTACAAAACGATTACATAAAGTTAGCTAACATTAGCTAACACGCTGATAAACATCAGCATGGCGGCGCGTCGGGATAAACAAACGCCGCGGAGGAACTCCAATAAGTCGGTCTTCGGTATTTAAGAGAGCCGCTGCTTAGAAACCAGCCTAAGCCGGACCGAGTAACGCAAACTTACTTGTAACAGAGAGTAGCACTCGCGCTAGCAGACACACTCGCTTCACCTTCAAACTGCCACTACCATGCGGGGAGAGAGGTCACGTGTTCGGCTTCCCGCTGTCACGTGACTCAAAGCCGCAACAGGGGATTCTGGGAAATGCAGTACAGTAAAGCAAGGGGTTGGAATTTAAGCCGGAACAACGATTTAAGACGTTTCAAATGAGCATGGCAGCCTAACGTAGCAGTTTCCTTACTGCTAAAAGCAAACGAGCCAGCAAAAAAAGGTCGATTTAATCCTGTATTACTGGTCTTTATTGCAAGCGACGGTGATTTGAATGGGGACGGATGCGCACCATTGCTCAGCCGGTAAAGCCCAGGGTGGCCGTGGTTTGCGCTCGTCTGATTCCGGCGGCGGCCCGGGGTGCACTGCGCACCATAtacataatataatataatataatataatataatataatataatataatatatatatatatatatatatatatatatatatatatatatatatatatatatatatatatatatatatatatatatatatatatatatatatatgtctgtacTGTGCACCACCACTAGTTTATGTGTCATACGTTTCTGTTGTCAATGATAGTGACGTCATCGATTACGATCGCTCCCCACCTCGGCCCCTAAGCCTTGCGTGATTTTCCCGGCCACCCGGGTCATGCGCCGGCTGACTGTAAAGGACTGTCTCTCCCCCTTCACGCAGATCAGCCAGTGCACAA
This genomic interval carries:
- the LOC105938342 gene encoding cytochrome c oxidase copper chaperone, whose translation is MSSLSAASVETPSVTDGTEQKKPLKPCCACPETKKVRDACIIEKGEENCSDLIEAHKECMRSLGFKV